One genomic window of Nicotiana sylvestris chromosome 10, ASM39365v2, whole genome shotgun sequence includes the following:
- the LOC138878990 gene encoding uncharacterized mitochondrial protein AtMg00810-like, with translation MKDLGELKYFLGIEFARSKQGILMHQRKYSLELISEFGLAASKPVSTPMDTNIKLTTREFDEHFCQDKLTEDDVLADQGSYQRLISKLLYLTITRPDISYSVQTLSQYLYRPKKSHMEAALQIVKYIKSQPGQGILMSSHNNETITAYCDADWAACSHSRKSVTGYLIKLGESLIS, from the coding sequence ATGAAGGATCTAGGAGAACTAAAGTATTTTCTTGGAATAGAATTTGCAAGGTCAAAGCAAGGAATCCTAATGCATCAAAGAAAGTATTCTTTGGAACTAATATCTGAATTTGGATTAGCAGCATCTAAACCTGTCAGCACACCTATGGACACAAACATAAAACTCACTACGAGAGAATTTGATGAACATTTCTGCCAAGACAAACTAACAGAAGATGATGTACTAGCAGATCAAGGTAGTTACCAAAGACTCATAAGTAAACTATTATACTTAACTATTACTAGACCTGACATCTCCTATAGTGTTCAAACTCTTAGTCAGTACCTATACCGGCCAAAAAAGTCTCATATGGAAGCTGCATTACAAATTGTGAAATACATCAAGAGTCAACCAGGACAAGGTATCCTTATGTCTAGCCATAACAATGAAACAATCACAGCTTATtgtgatgctgattgggcagcCTGCTCACACTCTAGAAAATCAGTTACAGGCTATTTAATCAAGCTAGGAGAATCCCTGATTTCATGA